A window of Maniola hyperantus chromosome 26, iAphHyp1.2, whole genome shotgun sequence contains these coding sequences:
- the LOC138404128 gene encoding uncharacterized protein, giving the protein MFSGKPRQIWIGRVLGGMVNGFKSFCLQTSIHGFNHIAAPRRHWIERLVWVCVTAMAAWGVVGISLGQWQRYINNPTVVTMDKDYRTWNYTMAAATACEQNRTNPEKVEKAIKSRWNVAINDSNYYYYSRFVNVVANSDLYHLRAYEEFKGDPNLNVNLYELTVENDPNLNVNL; this is encoded by the exons ATGTTTTCTGGAAAGCCACGACAAATCTGGATTGGAAGAGTGCTGGGTGGTATGGTGAATGGCTTCAAATCCTTCTGTCTGCAGACCAGCATCCATGGGTTTAACCACATTGCAGCGCCAAGGAGGCACTGGATTGAAAG GTTGGTGTGGGTGTGCGTGACAGCCATGGCAGCGTGGGGGGTGGTGGGCATATCGCTGGGGCAGTGGCAGCGGTACATCAACAACCCCACCGTGGTCACGATGGACAAGGACTACAGGACCTGGAATTATACCATGGCTGCCGCCACCGCTTGCGAACAG AACAGAACAAATCCTGAGAAAGTGGAAAAAGCCATCAAATCCCGTTGGAACGTGGCAATAAACGACTCAAATTATTACTACTACTCCAGATTTGTGAACGTGGTGGCTAACTCTGACCTGTACCACCTGAGGGCGTATGAGGAGTTTAAGGGCGACCCCAATCTGAATGTGAACCTGTATGAACTGACTGTTGAG AACGACCCCAATCTGAATGTGAACCTTTAG
- the LOC138404151 gene encoding sodium channel protein Nach-like isoform X1 — protein MPNQSVKLSTTGLLSTHPNWVPVMTEVGACHTINSVAVADIAIIKPTANITKGLPATCKYSPQGCMYILECFNTINYYIHSAFDIADTQAAHVVSILSQNNHIELATTETCSGAEVRALSPSRRHCRYFDEPTEPNRQVYSNNICRQECRSRIAMQACGCKPFYYYFAEGPLCTPAGMWCLAGIAHRLETFDNTTCPCVQLCVDSVIREISAFLNMWDLGGLKSRGVVRYTVQPPRTRYTRHIVFHFQDLVVSFGGAAGLFLGASFISFVEIGYFFIERILRIGGKKTDSKTLVKRHRAPVAPPPYESRIQELTSIIEGQNYYERNYPNYYY, from the exons ATGCCCAATCAATCCGTAAAGCTGAGCACCACAGGTCTGCTGTCCACTCACCCAAACTGGGTGCCTGTGATGACTGAGGTCGGCGCGTGCCACACCATCAACTCAGTGGCCGTAGCTGACATCGCCATCAT TAAACCAACTGCAAACATCACTAAGGGTCTTCCTGCAACCTGCAAGTATTCTCCTCAAGGCTGCATGTACATACTCGAATGTTTCAATACTATAAAC TACTACATCCACTCAGCATTCGACATAGCGGACACACAGGCAGCGCATGTCGTTTCCATCCTATCTCAGAACAACCATATCGAACTGGCTACAACGGAGACTTGCTCTGGCGCTGAAGTCAGGGCCTTATCACCTTCGAGACGACACTGCCGCTACTTCGACGAGCCCACTGAGCCAAATAGACAG GTCTACAGCAATAACATCTGCCGACAGGAGTGCAGGAGTCGCATCGCCATGCAAGCGTGCGGGTGCAAACCTTTCTATTACTATTTTGCAG AAGGTCCGCTCTGCACTCCAGCAGGCATGTGGTGCCTGGCAGGCATCGCTCACCGCCTGGAGACGTTCGACAACACCACTTGCCCGTGCGTGCAGCTATGCGTCGACTCTGTTATCCGCGAGATATCTGCCTTCCTGAATATGTG GGATCTTGGGGGCCTGAAGTCTCGCGGCGTGGTGCGGTACACTGTGCAGCCGCCGCGCACGCGCTACACGCGCCACATCGTCTTCCACTTCCAGGACCTCGTTG TGTCGTTCGGCGGTGCAGCGGGCCTCTTCCTGGGCGCTAGTTTTATCAGTTTCGTGGAGATCGGCTATTTCTTCATCGAACGTATTTTACGCATTGGAGGGAAGAAGACAGATTCCAAGACTTTG GTCAAAAGACACAGAGCGCCAGTGGCGCCACCGCCGTACGAATCTCGCATCCAAGAGTTGACTTCAATAATAGAAGGACAGAACTATTATGAGCGGAATTaccctaattattattattaa
- the LOC138404151 gene encoding sodium channel protein Nach-like isoform X2, producing MPNQSVKLSTTGLLSTHPNWVPVMTEVGACHTINSVAVADIAIIKPTANITKGLPATCKYSPQGCMYILECFNTINYYIHSAFDIADTQAAHVVSILSQNNHIELATTETCSGAEVRALSPSRRHCRYFDEPTEPNRQVYSNNICRQECRSRIAMQACGCKPFYYYFAGMWCLAGIAHRLETFDNTTCPCVQLCVDSVIREISAFLNMWDLGGLKSRGVVRYTVQPPRTRYTRHIVFHFQDLVVSFGGAAGLFLGASFISFVEIGYFFIERILRIGGKKTDSKTLVKRHRAPVAPPPYESRIQELTSIIEGQNYYERNYPNYYY from the exons ATGCCCAATCAATCCGTAAAGCTGAGCACCACAGGTCTGCTGTCCACTCACCCAAACTGGGTGCCTGTGATGACTGAGGTCGGCGCGTGCCACACCATCAACTCAGTGGCCGTAGCTGACATCGCCATCAT TAAACCAACTGCAAACATCACTAAGGGTCTTCCTGCAACCTGCAAGTATTCTCCTCAAGGCTGCATGTACATACTCGAATGTTTCAATACTATAAAC TACTACATCCACTCAGCATTCGACATAGCGGACACACAGGCAGCGCATGTCGTTTCCATCCTATCTCAGAACAACCATATCGAACTGGCTACAACGGAGACTTGCTCTGGCGCTGAAGTCAGGGCCTTATCACCTTCGAGACGACACTGCCGCTACTTCGACGAGCCCACTGAGCCAAATAGACAG GTCTACAGCAATAACATCTGCCGACAGGAGTGCAGGAGTCGCATCGCCATGCAAGCGTGCGGGTGCAAACCTTTCTATTACTATTTTGCAG GCATGTGGTGCCTGGCAGGCATCGCTCACCGCCTGGAGACGTTCGACAACACCACTTGCCCGTGCGTGCAGCTATGCGTCGACTCTGTTATCCGCGAGATATCTGCCTTCCTGAATATGTG GGATCTTGGGGGCCTGAAGTCTCGCGGCGTGGTGCGGTACACTGTGCAGCCGCCGCGCACGCGCTACACGCGCCACATCGTCTTCCACTTCCAGGACCTCGTTG TGTCGTTCGGCGGTGCAGCGGGCCTCTTCCTGGGCGCTAGTTTTATCAGTTTCGTGGAGATCGGCTATTTCTTCATCGAACGTATTTTACGCATTGGAGGGAAGAAGACAGATTCCAAGACTTTG GTCAAAAGACACAGAGCGCCAGTGGCGCCACCGCCGTACGAATCTCGCATCCAAGAGTTGACTTCAATAATAGAAGGACAGAACTATTATGAGCGGAATTaccctaattattattattaa